The genomic DNA GGGAGGTATCCCTCGTCACCCGGAGGAGTGATCTCTGCCGGAGGCGTCTCCGATAGCCTCGGGGGATGCGGGAGGAAGTCCTCGAGGGTGGCAACGCGAGCGGACCCGTCGTGCGGGTCAGGGACACAGTCCGCAAGGCGTGGACACCCGCGACCCCGCACGTCATCGCCTATGTGCGGGCGCTGCGTGACGGCGGCGTTGACGCGCCCGAGCCGCTCGGTAGAGACGCGCAGGGGCGGCAGATCATCGAGTTCCTCCCCGGCACGCTCGCCATGGACGCCGCACCGCTCTCCGCCGCCGAGCTCGGTCGCGTGGGCGGGATGGTCCGTCGGATCCATGACGTCTCGGCGCGGTACGTCCCTGCAGCCGGGGCGATCTGGGAACCACCTCTCTCGGCGCCCGCGCAGGAGCTCATCTGCCACAACGACCTGGCGCCGTGGAATCTGATGCTCGGCGACCGCTGGGTCTTCATCGACTGGGACGGCGCCTCCCCGAGCACCCGCTCGTGGGACCTCGCCTTCTCCGCGCAGACGTTCGCGCTTTCGGATCCGACCCGAGACCCGGAGCGCTCCGCCGAAGACCTCGCGGCCTTCGTCGACGGATACGGTGCCGACGAGGAGCTGCGCGCGGTGCTCCCGGACATGATGCGCCGACGCACGCAGGCGATGCTCGACCTGCTGCGCTCGTCCGCGGCGGTGGGGCGCGAGCCGTGGGGGACCATGTACCGCACGGGTCACGGGGCGCACTGGGCGGCGGTGCTCGACTACGTCACCGCGCATCGGGGTGTGTGGCAGCGCGCGCTGGGGTGAGGTTCCGCCGGTCCGCTTCTCCTAGGGTGATCGACATGAGTGACGACGTCGGCCGCGCAGTGATCGCGGATCTGTGCCGGATCCCGAACCCGGAGTCGATCGACAGGACGGCGTACGTAGACCTCGGCGGTGTCTCCCAGTTCGTCTCCATCCGCGGTCGCAGCACACGGAACCCCGTGCTCGTCGTCTGTCACGGCGGTCCTGCCCTCCCGTCGCTGCCCTCGTCGTGGGTCTGGCAACGCGGCGTGGAGGAATACTTCACGGTCGTCAACTACGACCAGCGTGCAAGCGGCAAGTCCGCGGGTTCCGTGTCCGAGGGCATGGACCTCAGCGTCGACCGGTACGTCGACGATCTCGTGGACCTGATCGCGTGGCTCCAGGGCGAGCTGGGCGTGCAGAAGGTCGGGGTGCTCGGGCACAGCTGGGGGACGGTCCTCGGGCTCACCCTCGCGCGGCGGCGTCCCGACCTGCTGTGGGCGTACGTCGGCGTCGGCCAGGTCATCTCCGGTCCCGAGAACGAGGAGGAGAGCTTCCGCCACGCGATGCGGAGTGCCGTCGCGGACCGGAACGAGCAGGCGATCTCCGAGTTGCAGGCGCTCGGGGAGTACCCCGGTGAAGAGCCGTTGACCGTCGAACGCATCGTGACCTGCCGGAGATGGGCGCAGTACTACGGTGGGCTCTCGGCGTATCGCTCCGACTTCGCGTACTTCACCGAGTCGCAGGAGCTGTCCCCGTATTACACGGATGCCGACGTGGGCCTCATCGGTGTCGGGCAGCGGGCGACCATGCCCGCGGTGCTGCCCGCCCTGCTCGGCTTTGACGCCCGCGATCAGACGGCGTTCGAGGTGCCGATGCTCCAGTTCCTCGGACGGCACGACTGGACGACCCCCACCGGGCCGGTCGCCCGCTGGCTGGAGACCGTGACGGCGCCGTCGACGCACGTCGTGTGGTTCGAGAACTCCGCGCACCTCTGCATGTTCGAGGAACCGGGGAAGTTCCTGGTGAGCCTCGTGACCCACGCGCTGCCGCATGCGGTCGCCGCAGGGCAAAGCAAAACCCCCGCCATGTAGAAGCTAGGCGAGGGTTTCTGGGCTGATTGTAATGATCAGCCTTGTGGCTCCGACCGGCATCGATCCGGTGACCTTTCGATTTTCAGTCGAACGCTCTACCAACTGAGCTACAGAGCCGCGCGGCGATGATGCTGCCGCGTCCTAGACGAAGAGCCCTCTCCGAAGAAAGAGCTCGTCGCACGGAGCGACCCTGACGGGACTTGAACCCGCGACCTCCGCCGTGACAGGGCGGCACGCTAACCAACTGCGCTACAGGGCCATACTGGTGTTTTCAATTGTATCGGATGGAGTGACCCCAACGGGATTCGAACCCGTGCTACCGCCGTGAAAGGGCGGCGTCCTAGGCCGCTAAACGATGGGGCCGAGTCAGTCCCGGGGGACTTCCTTGCCGACGCTCAAGCATAAGGGATCATCCGGGCAAATCGCGAATCGAGGCCGGAACCCGCTTCCCCCGGGCGTGTTCGAGCGGGACCATGGAGGGGCCGGGGATGCCGTTCACGCCGCTCCAGGAGTCTGGTGCTGGTGTGAAGGTTGTTGTTACTGTGGCATCTGTGAAACCGGCGGAAGGGGCCGTGTGAACGACAAGACCACGCAGGATGCGGCACTCGCGGCATCCGCGGACTGCGGGTGTGCGCCCACCCCGACGGAGCGACGTACCCTCTTCGGCGACGGCATCAGCCGCCGCGGCGCTCTCGGACTCGGCGCGCTCAGCGTCGTCGCCCTCAGCGCGTTCGGCATCACGTCCGGCGTCACGGCCGCCCACGCCGCGTCGTACCCGAGCTGGGACGACGTGCAGAAGGCCAAGCAGAACGAGGCCTCCAAGGCCGCCGAAGTGAAGCGCATCGAGGGGCTGATCCAGTCGCTCACGCAGAAGGTCTCCGAGACGCAGGCCGCCGCCGAGGTCGCCTCGACCGAGTTCTACAACGCGCAGCAGGCCTACTTCGCCGCGATCGCGGAGGCCGACTCGCTGCAGGAGAAGGCGGACGCGCAGGCCGCCGTCGCCGACGAGTCCGCCCGCAAGGCCGGCCAGGTCGCCGCGCAGCTCTACCGCAACGGCGGTGACGACACCTCGCTGGAGCTGTTCTTCGCGGGCTCCGCAGGCAACGCCGACGAGCTCCTCGCCCGCCTCGGCTCGATGGACAAGCTCCTCGAGTACAACCAGACCGTCTACAACGACGCGGTCGCCGCGCGGAACTCCGCGCAGTCCCTCAGCGACCAGGCGGTCGTCGCCCGGGACGAGCGCGACCGGCTTCAGAAGATCGCCGAAGAGAAGATGGTCGCAGCGCAGCAGGCCGCCGACGCCGCCCAGGCCGCTCTCGACGAGCAGTCGGCGAACCTCGCCACGATGCAGGCGCAGCTCGCCGCGCTGAAGGACACCACCGCGACCACCGTCGCCGGGTACCAGAAGGGCGTCGAGGAGCGCGAGAAGGAGCGCAAGCGCCGCGAGGCCGCCGAGGCCGCCGCGAACGCCGGGGGGAACAGCGGCGGAGGCGGCACCCCGGGAAGCGGTGGCTGGGTGCGTCCGCACGGTGGCTACCGCAGCTCCGGCTACGGCCCCCGCTCGCAGCAGTGCAACGCCAACGGTTGCTCTTCGAGCTGGCACTACGGCGTCGACCTCGCCAACGGCTGCGGCGCGGCGATCTACGCGGCCCATTCCGGCACGGTCGACGCGGCCTTCTACAACGGCGGCTACGGCAACTACGTCCGCATCCAGCACGGCGGCGGCATCGCCACCGGCTACGCGCACATCAAGCCCGGCGGGTTCGCCGTGCGCAGCGGCCAGTGGGTCGAGGCCGGACAGGTCATCGCCTACGCGGGCAACACCGGCGGCTCCTTCGGCTGCCACCTGCACTTCGAGGTCTACATCAACGGCCGCTACACGAACCCCATCGACTTCATGGCGGGCAAGGGCATCTCCGTCTGACGGACGGCTGGACAGCAGAAGACCCCCGGACGCCTGGCGTCCGGGGGTCTTCGCTTCGACAGGCTCAGCGACCCAGATAAGGTCAGCGACCCAGAGAGGGTCGGGTCAGTGGCCCTGCTCGCCGAAGCGGACGATGGCCTCGTCGAGGATGCGCTGCGCCTCGGCGGCGTTGCCCCACTCGTCGACCTTGACCCACTTGTTGGGCTCGAGGTCCTTGTAGTGCTCGAAGAAGTGCGCGATCTCCTTTTTCGTGTACTCCGGCACGTCGTCGATGTCCTGGATGTGCGCCCAGCGCGGGTCCTTGGAGAGCACGGCGACGAGCTTGTCGTCTCCGCCGGCCTCGTCGCTCATCTTCAGCACGGCGACGGGGCGGACCTCGACGACGACGCCGGGGTAGATCTGGTGGTCGAGGAGCACCAGCACGTCGAGCGGGTCGCCGTCCTCGCCGAGCGTGTTGTCGAAGTAGCCGTAGTCGGCGGGGTAGCCGAAGGTCGTGTAGAGCACGCGGTCGAGGTGCACTCGCCCGGTCTCGTGGTCGACCTCGTACTTCACGCGGCTGCCGCGCGGGATCTCGATGACGGCGTCGTGTGCGCCCATGCGTGTGCTCCTCAGGAAGATCGGTTGGGATGCCGCGGACCAGCCTACTCGGGGGTCGCGGGATGGCTGTCCCGGTGCCGCCGCTGGACGATCCGGTTCAGGAGGCGTGAGAGAGGACTGCTCAACAGGAGGACCAGCAACCCCAGGTATCCGTTCGGCGACGCGGCGACGGCGATGACCAGGGCGATCGCGAAAAGGACGATCGCCGCGAGATCACCGGCGATTCCGCCGCGGATCACCGCCGGGGGTGCCGTGATGAGCTCCCCGTGCCGCTGCAGATAGAGCCAGCCGGCGAGCGTCGTGACCTGCGTCAGAAGGAGCGTGCCGATGTAGAGGACCGCCTGCAGAGGGTCGGGCTCCATCTGACCGATCATCGCCGTCGGCACCGGCAGCCACACGATGGTCGCCATCCACGCCACGTTGATCCACAGCAGCGCCGGCGTGACCGCCTGGACGTCCCGGTACTGACTGTGGTGCCCCATCCAGAACACCGCGATGAGGAGGAAGCTCAATCCGAAGCTCAGAAGCTGGCCCGCGTGTGCGGCGAGGAACTCTGCCGTATCCAGGTGATCGGCGGCCGCCTCGGCGACCGAGTCCGTGAGCGGCAGGATCAGCAACGTCATCGCGATCGCCACGACCGCATCGACGAACGCCTTGAAGCGCTCAGGGCGGAACGACGGAGCAGGGGAGCGACCGGTCACGGCGCCAGGATAGCCCTGCGCGGTTTCGGGCGACACGGCAGCCGAGACGGTGCCCTAGCGTGGAGGGATGCCATCCCTCGACCCCGCCGTCGCCGAGATCCGCCTCGCCGTGCGCACCGCGCTCGCCGACCTGCCCGAGGGCTCGACCGTCGTCGTCGCGGTGTCCGGCGGTGCCGACTCGCTCGCACTGGCGGCGGCCACCGCGTTCGAGGCCGCGAAACGCGGGGTGCGTGCGACCGAGGTGACGGTCGACCACGGTCTGCAGGACGGGTCCGCCGACGTCGCGGCGGAGACGGCGCGCATCGCCGGACGGCTCGGGCTCGAGGCGCTCGTCGTCCGCGTCGAGGTCGACGGCGAGGGCGGTCCGGAGGCGGCCGCGCGGGACGCGCGCTACCGCGTGCTCCGGGACGCGGCGGGCGACATCGGCGCGCGGGCGGTCCTGCTCGGACACACCCTCGACGACCAGGCCGAGACCGTCCTGCTCGGGCTCGCGCGCGGCTCCGGGGCGACGAGCCTGCAGGGCATGGCGCCGGATCGGGAGGACGAGGACGGCCTCCGGTGGCTGCGCCCGCTGCTCGGCGTGCGCCGCGAGACCACCCGTGCGTTCTGCGCCGCGGCGGAGCTGCAGCCCTGGGACGACCCGCACAACACCGACGACCGCTACACGCGGGTGCGGGTGCGTCGCCACGTGCTCCCGGTGCTGGAGACGCAGCTCGGCCCGGGCATCGCCGAGGCGCTGGCCCGCACCGCCGAGCAGCTCCGGGAGGACGCGGAGGCGTTCGACGAGATGATCCACGAGACGATCGAGGACATCGTCGAGCACGCCGAGGCCGGGATCTCGGTGAGCGTCGCCGCGCTCGCCGCCAACCCGGCCGCGCTGCGCAACCGCATCATCCGTCTCGTGGTCGACAGCGAGTTCGGGGCGAGCCTGAGCCGCGCGCAGACGATCGAGGTCGCCCGCCTCGTGACGGACTGGTCGGGTCAGGGCCCGATCGACCTGCCGGGGTGCGCCGCCGTGCGCCAGGGCGGCCGGATCGTGTTCACCGCCGCGACCCGCTGAATCGCGGGCCGCGGCGGCGTCGCGTCCTACTTCTTGCCGCCGAAGAGGCCGCCGAGGATGCCGCCGAGGTCGATGCCGCCGCCGGAGCCGCTCTTGCCGCCGCCGAGGAGGCCACCCAGCACGTCACCCAACCCGCCGCCGGAGCCGGAGTCGCCGCCGCCGATGACGTCGCCGATGACGTCGCCGATCCCGCCGGAGCCCCCCGTGCCCGCGTCCGCCTTCGCCGTCTTGTCCTTGGTCGCGTTGGCGATCAGACCCATCACGATCGGCGCGAGGATGGGGAGGAGCTTTCCGAAGTCGATGCCCGGGGTCGCCTTCGACTCCGTCAGCTCCTTCGTGACCTCCTTCTCCTTCCCGCCGAGGATGTGGGAGACGATCTTCTCGCCGTCCTCCTGATCGATGTCGTCGATCGTCGCCGGGCTCGACGCACCGCGGTGCTTGCCCAGGGCCTTCTCGATGGCCGCCGACCCCTCGGAGCTCTCCGCGTTCTTGGCCAGCCCGCCGAGGAGCACGGCGCCGCCCTGCTCGACCGCGACCTTGGCCTCGTCGCGCGACACTCCGAGCTTCTGCGCGATGTCGTCGAGGGGGACCTGGCTGAGGATGTCTTGGGTCGCCATGGGGATCTCCTTCCGTCGGGGCGTGCGCCCGCGTCACCGTCAGAGTAGTGCGGTGTCGACCTGCGGGGGAGGGTACGCGCCCACGACCGGAGCACACCGCCGCGTCGCCTAAAATCGATCCATGCGCGCCGCGGAGATCCAGGACGACCTTGCACAGATCCTCGTCACCGAGGAGGAGATCCACGCCAAGCTCGACGAGCTCGCGGCGCAGGTCGCGAAGGACTACGAGGGCAAGGACCTCATCCTCGTGGGCGTGCTGAAGGGCGCGGTCATGGTCATGGCCGACTTCGCACGCGCGCTGCCCTTCCACGCGCCGATGGACTGGATGGCGGTGTCGAGCTACGGCGCCAGCACGAAGTCGAGCGGTGTCGTGCAGATCCGCAAGGACCTCGACACCGACCTGCACGGCAAGCACGTGCTCATCGTCGAGGACATCATCGACTCCGGCCTCACCCTGAGCTGGCTCCTGGAGAACTTCGAGTCCCGCGGTGCGGAGTCGATCGAGGTCCTCGCGCTGCTGCGCAAGCCGGAGGCCGCGAAGGTCGAGATCGACTGCAAGTACGTCGGCTTCGACATCCCCGTGGAATTCGTCGTCGGTTACGGACTCGACTACGCGGAGCGCTACCGCAACCTCCGCGACGTCGCCGTGCTGGCACCGCACGTCTACAGCTGACGCTTCGACAGGCTCAGCGACCCAGGCGGGCTCAGCGACCCAGGCGGGCTCAGAACCCGGGCGGGCTCAGCGACCCAGCGCAGGGGCGTTGCGCCGTGGGTGAACGCACAGCGGCCCCCTAGCACGGAGGCGATACGCTGATCCGACCATGGATGTGAAGAAGCTCACCCGCAATCCGCTGATCTACGTCGCTCTGATCGGCGTGCTGCTCTTCGGCGGATTCCTGCTGATCTCGAACCTCGGTGCGCCGAAGCAGATCACGACGCAGGAGGGGCTCGAGCTGCTCTCCGGCAAGACCGTGACCGAGGTCGTCACCACCGACGGCGATCAGCGCGTGGACATGACGCTGTCCAAGCCGTTCGAGGGCTCCGAGAACGTCCAGTTCTACTACGTCGAGGCCCGCGCCGACGAGGTGGTCTCCGCGATCGATGCGGCCGCTCCGAAGGACGGCTTCAACGACGCCGTGCCGCGCGCGACCTGGTTCGACGGCTTCCTCTCCCTGCTGCTTCCCCTCGTGCTGCTCGGCCTCCTGTTCTGGTGGCTCCTGTCGTCCATGCAGGGCGGCGGCGGCAAGGTCATGCAGTTCGGCAAGTCCAAGGCCAAGCTCGTCAACAAGGAGACCCCGACGGTCACCTTCGCCGACGTCGCCGGTGCCGACGAGGCCATCGAGGAGCTCCACGAGATCAAGGAGTTCCTGCAGGACCCGGCGAAGTTCCAGGCCATCGGCGCCCGCATCCCGAAGGGCGTGCTGCTGTACGGCCCTCCCGGGACCGGAAAGACCCTCCTCGCCCGCGCCGTCGCCGGCGAGGCCGGAGCCCCGTTCTACTCGATCTCCGGTTCCGACTTCGTCGAGATGTTCGTCGGCGTCGGTGCCTCCCGCGTGCGCGACCTGTTCAGCCAGGCCAAGGAGAACGCTCCCGCCATCATCTTCATCGATGAGATCGACGCCGTCGGCCGTCACCGCGGCGCCGGCATGGGCGGCGGCAACGACGAGCGCGAGCAGACGCTGAACCAGATGCTCGTCGAGATGGACGGCTTCGACCCGAACGCGAACGTCATCGTGATCGCGGCCACCAACCGTCCCGACATCCTCGACCCCGCGCTGCTGCGCCCCGGCCGCTTCGACCGTCAGATCGGTGTCGACGCCCCCGACCTCAAGGGCCGCCAGAAGATCCTCGAGGTGCACAGCAAGGGCAAGCCGCTGTCGAAGAACGTCGACCTCGAGGTCGTCGCTCGCAAGACGCCCGGCTTCACCGGTGCCGACCTGGCGAACGTGCTCAACGAGGCCGCGCTGCTCACGGCCCGCTCGAACGCGCAGCTCATCGACAACCGCGCCCTCGACGAGGCGATCGACCGCGTGATCGCCGGTCCGCAGCGTCGCACCCGCGTGATGAAGGACAAGGAGAAGCTCATCACGGCGTACCACGAGGGCGGACACGCGCTCGCGGCGGCGGCGATGAACTACACCGACCCCGTGACGAAGATCACGATCCTGCCCCGCGGCAAGGCGCTGGGCTACACGATGGTGCTGCCGCTCGACGACAAGTACTCCGTGACCCGCAACGAGCTGCAGGATCAGCTCACCTACGCCATGGGCGGTCGCGTCGCCGAGGAGCTCGTCTTCCACGACCCCACCACCGGCGCCTCCAACGACATCGAGAAGGCGACCTCGATCGCCCGCAAGATGGTCATCGAGTACGGCATGACGACGCAGGTCGGTCCGGTCAAGCTCGGCACCGAGGGCGGCGACATGTTCGTCGCGCGCGACATGGGCCGTGGCCGCGAGTACTCCGAGAAGGTCGCGGAGCGCGTCGATGCCGAGGTGCGGGCGCTCATCGAGCAGGCGCACAACGAGGCGTACGCG from Microbacterium paraoxydans includes the following:
- the ftsH gene encoding ATP-dependent zinc metalloprotease FtsH codes for the protein MDVKKLTRNPLIYVALIGVLLFGGFLLISNLGAPKQITTQEGLELLSGKTVTEVVTTDGDQRVDMTLSKPFEGSENVQFYYVEARADEVVSAIDAAAPKDGFNDAVPRATWFDGFLSLLLPLVLLGLLFWWLLSSMQGGGGKVMQFGKSKAKLVNKETPTVTFADVAGADEAIEELHEIKEFLQDPAKFQAIGARIPKGVLLYGPPGTGKTLLARAVAGEAGAPFYSISGSDFVEMFVGVGASRVRDLFSQAKENAPAIIFIDEIDAVGRHRGAGMGGGNDEREQTLNQMLVEMDGFDPNANVIVIAATNRPDILDPALLRPGRFDRQIGVDAPDLKGRQKILEVHSKGKPLSKNVDLEVVARKTPGFTGADLANVLNEAALLTARSNAQLIDNRALDEAIDRVIAGPQRRTRVMKDKEKLITAYHEGGHALAAAAMNYTDPVTKITILPRGKALGYTMVLPLDDKYSVTRNELQDQLTYAMGGRVAEELVFHDPTTGASNDIEKATSIARKMVIEYGMTTQVGPVKLGTEGGDMFVARDMGRGREYSEKVAERVDAEVRALIEQAHNEAYAVLSENRDILDRLALALLEEETLDHNRIAEIFTEVKKLPERPLWLSSEDRPVSERPPIEVPKKDVSLAASVEAPTAPPRPQQGSAGAGNPRPATA
- a CDS encoding alpha/beta fold hydrolase → MSDDVGRAVIADLCRIPNPESIDRTAYVDLGGVSQFVSIRGRSTRNPVLVVCHGGPALPSLPSSWVWQRGVEEYFTVVNYDQRASGKSAGSVSEGMDLSVDRYVDDLVDLIAWLQGELGVQKVGVLGHSWGTVLGLTLARRRPDLLWAYVGVGQVISGPENEEESFRHAMRSAVADRNEQAISELQALGEYPGEEPLTVERIVTCRRWAQYYGGLSAYRSDFAYFTESQELSPYYTDADVGLIGVGQRATMPAVLPALLGFDARDQTAFEVPMLQFLGRHDWTTPTGPVARWLETVTAPSTHVVWFENSAHLCMFEEPGKFLVSLVTHALPHAVAAGQSKTPAM
- a CDS encoding M23 family metallopeptidase, which encodes MNDKTTQDAALAASADCGCAPTPTERRTLFGDGISRRGALGLGALSVVALSAFGITSGVTAAHAASYPSWDDVQKAKQNEASKAAEVKRIEGLIQSLTQKVSETQAAAEVASTEFYNAQQAYFAAIAEADSLQEKADAQAAVADESARKAGQVAAQLYRNGGDDTSLELFFAGSAGNADELLARLGSMDKLLEYNQTVYNDAVAARNSAQSLSDQAVVARDERDRLQKIAEEKMVAAQQAADAAQAALDEQSANLATMQAQLAALKDTTATTVAGYQKGVEEREKERKRREAAEAAANAGGNSGGGGTPGSGGWVRPHGGYRSSGYGPRSQQCNANGCSSSWHYGVDLANGCGAAIYAAHSGTVDAAFYNGGYGNYVRIQHGGGIATGYAHIKPGGFAVRSGQWVEAGQVIAYAGNTGGSFGCHLHFEVYINGRYTNPIDFMAGKGISV
- a CDS encoding DUF937 domain-containing protein, with amino-acid sequence MATQDILSQVPLDDIAQKLGVSRDEAKVAVEQGGAVLLGGLAKNAESSEGSAAIEKALGKHRGASSPATIDDIDQEDGEKIVSHILGGKEKEVTKELTESKATPGIDFGKLLPILAPIVMGLIANATKDKTAKADAGTGGSGGIGDVIGDVIGGGDSGSGGGLGDVLGGLLGGGKSGSGGGIDLGGILGGLFGGKK
- a CDS encoding TMEM175 family protein, whose product is MTGRSPAPSFRPERFKAFVDAVVAIAMTLLILPLTDSVAEAAADHLDTAEFLAAHAGQLLSFGLSFLLIAVFWMGHHSQYRDVQAVTPALLWINVAWMATIVWLPVPTAMIGQMEPDPLQAVLYIGTLLLTQVTTLAGWLYLQRHGELITAPPAVIRGGIAGDLAAIVLFAIALVIAVAASPNGYLGLLVLLLSSPLSRLLNRIVQRRHRDSHPATPE
- the ppa gene encoding inorganic diphosphatase — its product is MGAHDAVIEIPRGSRVKYEVDHETGRVHLDRVLYTTFGYPADYGYFDNTLGEDGDPLDVLVLLDHQIYPGVVVEVRPVAVLKMSDEAGGDDKLVAVLSKDPRWAHIQDIDDVPEYTKKEIAHFFEHYKDLEPNKWVKVDEWGNAAEAQRILDEAIVRFGEQGH
- a CDS encoding phosphotransferase codes for the protein MREEVLEGGNASGPVVRVRDTVRKAWTPATPHVIAYVRALRDGGVDAPEPLGRDAQGRQIIEFLPGTLAMDAAPLSAAELGRVGGMVRRIHDVSARYVPAAGAIWEPPLSAPAQELICHNDLAPWNLMLGDRWVFIDWDGASPSTRSWDLAFSAQTFALSDPTRDPERSAEDLAAFVDGYGADEELRAVLPDMMRRRTQAMLDLLRSSAAVGREPWGTMYRTGHGAHWAAVLDYVTAHRGVWQRALG
- the tilS gene encoding tRNA lysidine(34) synthetase TilS, giving the protein MPSLDPAVAEIRLAVRTALADLPEGSTVVVAVSGGADSLALAAATAFEAAKRGVRATEVTVDHGLQDGSADVAAETARIAGRLGLEALVVRVEVDGEGGPEAAARDARYRVLRDAAGDIGARAVLLGHTLDDQAETVLLGLARGSGATSLQGMAPDREDEDGLRWLRPLLGVRRETTRAFCAAAELQPWDDPHNTDDRYTRVRVRRHVLPVLETQLGPGIAEALARTAEQLREDAEAFDEMIHETIEDIVEHAEAGISVSVAALAANPAALRNRIIRLVVDSEFGASLSRAQTIEVARLVTDWSGQGPIDLPGCAAVRQGGRIVFTAATR
- the hpt gene encoding hypoxanthine phosphoribosyltransferase; this translates as MRAAEIQDDLAQILVTEEEIHAKLDELAAQVAKDYEGKDLILVGVLKGAVMVMADFARALPFHAPMDWMAVSSYGASTKSSGVVQIRKDLDTDLHGKHVLIVEDIIDSGLTLSWLLENFESRGAESIEVLALLRKPEAAKVEIDCKYVGFDIPVEFVVGYGLDYAERYRNLRDVAVLAPHVYS